A section of the Microbulbifer pacificus genome encodes:
- a CDS encoding SO2930 family diheme c-type cytochrome, whose protein sequence is MRKIYWGAVLALMLAGCGAPREAVTIHERNAIPDNLSDWHVVEAIDGKLALNDRVTPYDLNTALFTDYAHKLRTVWMPEGSSAAYGEDDFDYPVGTIISKTFYYPLAADGSVLKTDDYSQDFAGSGLNLKKVKLIETRMLVKRADGWQALPYVWNEAQTDAVLEIAGDATRLQLASDDGSSEGFTYVVPDANQCSGCHADNHTQKATRPIGPRARHLNKDYAYQGGTENQLLYWQQVGYLSGLPELAQVPHNVSYSDTSVSLEERARSYLDINCGHCHNPKGAADTSGLMLYSAEHNMRRLGVCKPPVAAGTGSGDRLFAIVPGSPDASILNFRVESTDPGAMMPELGRSLVHKEGTELLKEWIATMPGNCS, encoded by the coding sequence ATGCGTAAGATCTATTGGGGCGCGGTGCTGGCCCTGATGCTCGCGGGGTGCGGTGCGCCCCGCGAGGCAGTCACCATTCACGAGCGCAACGCCATCCCGGATAACCTGAGTGACTGGCACGTGGTCGAGGCCATTGACGGCAAGCTGGCGCTCAATGACCGGGTTACCCCTTACGACCTGAACACTGCGCTGTTTACCGACTACGCACACAAGCTGCGCACCGTATGGATGCCGGAAGGTTCCAGCGCCGCATACGGTGAGGACGATTTCGACTATCCGGTGGGGACCATCATCAGCAAAACTTTTTACTATCCGCTCGCTGCGGACGGTAGTGTGCTGAAGACCGATGATTACTCACAGGATTTCGCCGGTAGCGGACTCAACCTGAAAAAGGTCAAGCTGATTGAAACCCGCATGCTGGTCAAGCGGGCGGATGGTTGGCAGGCGCTTCCGTATGTGTGGAACGAAGCCCAGACCGATGCAGTACTGGAAATTGCCGGTGATGCAACCCGCCTGCAGTTGGCGAGTGACGACGGCAGCAGCGAAGGGTTTACCTACGTGGTACCGGATGCCAACCAGTGCTCCGGCTGTCACGCGGATAACCATACCCAGAAAGCCACGCGCCCCATCGGTCCCCGTGCCCGCCACCTGAACAAGGACTACGCCTATCAGGGCGGAACGGAAAACCAGCTGCTCTACTGGCAGCAGGTGGGTTACCTGAGTGGGCTGCCAGAGCTGGCGCAGGTTCCACACAATGTAAGCTATAGCGATACCTCGGTATCCCTGGAAGAGCGCGCGCGTTCCTACCTGGATATCAACTGCGGTCACTGCCATAACCCCAAAGGGGCGGCGGATACCTCAGGTTTGATGCTTTACAGCGCAGAGCACAATATGCGTCGCCTCGGCGTGTGCAAGCCGCCAGTGGCGGCGGGTACAGGTTCTGGCGATCGCCTGTTCGCCATTGTTCCCGGCAGTCCGGACGCATCCATCCTGAACTTCCGGGTGGAATCCACCGATCCGGGTGCGATGATGCCGGAGCTCGGTCGCAGTCTGGTGCACAAAGAGGGAACGGAGCTGCTCAAGGAATGGATTGCCACTATGCCCGGCAACTGCAGCTGA
- a CDS encoding parallel beta-helix domain-containing protein, with translation MKAPVKLGVAIIAALAAACSQDNGNSNGAPEASAASADFQKQLLKQLIQAQPGDVIEIPEGHYQLNRSLSLNVDGVTIRGAGMDKTILSFKDQIQGAEGLLVNASDFTLEDLAIEDTIGDALKVNEGKNIIIRNIRVEWTNGPSTENGAYGIYPVQTENTLLEGNVAIGASDAGIYVGQSRNVIVRNNRAEFNVAGIEIENTIGADVYDNVATNNTGGILVFNMPNLPQPGHSTRVYNNKVYKNNTDNFGHDGTPVAAVPAGSGVVINSNDYVEIFNNEISDNDTANVIVSSYFAAGYYSDKSTQENFDPYPEGIYIYNNTFTGGGTSPDHMELKALKIAKFGLTGSLPDVMWDGAVDKKKMVDGKLPDDLKLCIENEGVGIINVDVMNNYKNITTDVTQHHCSLKKLPQIVLDFDNKQEAPQEEQHAVNEVTDA, from the coding sequence ATGAAAGCACCAGTCAAATTGGGTGTTGCGATAATTGCAGCACTGGCGGCGGCCTGTTCCCAGGACAACGGCAATAGCAACGGGGCACCGGAAGCATCCGCGGCGTCTGCAGATTTCCAGAAGCAACTGCTCAAGCAGCTGATCCAGGCACAGCCCGGTGACGTGATCGAAATTCCGGAAGGCCACTACCAGCTGAACCGCAGCCTGTCCCTGAATGTGGACGGCGTGACCATTCGCGGGGCTGGCATGGACAAAACCATCCTGTCCTTCAAGGACCAGATTCAGGGCGCAGAAGGCCTGTTGGTGAACGCCAGCGACTTCACCCTCGAGGATCTGGCCATCGAAGACACCATCGGCGACGCGCTGAAGGTGAACGAAGGCAAGAACATCATCATCCGCAATATCCGCGTGGAGTGGACCAATGGCCCGTCTACCGAGAACGGCGCCTACGGTATCTACCCGGTGCAGACCGAGAACACCCTGCTGGAAGGCAATGTGGCCATCGGTGCATCCGACGCCGGTATCTATGTGGGCCAGTCCCGCAACGTGATCGTGCGTAACAACCGCGCCGAGTTCAACGTTGCCGGTATCGAGATCGAGAACACCATCGGCGCCGACGTGTACGACAACGTCGCTACCAACAACACCGGCGGTATCCTGGTGTTCAACATGCCGAACCTGCCGCAGCCGGGCCACAGCACCCGCGTGTACAACAACAAGGTGTACAAGAACAACACCGATAACTTCGGCCACGATGGCACTCCGGTAGCCGCCGTACCGGCGGGTTCCGGTGTGGTCATCAACTCCAATGACTATGTGGAAATTTTCAACAACGAAATTTCCGATAACGACACCGCCAACGTGATCGTCAGCAGCTATTTTGCCGCCGGTTACTACAGCGACAAGTCCACCCAGGAAAACTTCGACCCCTACCCGGAAGGTATCTACATCTACAACAACACCTTCACCGGCGGCGGTACCTCTCCGGACCACATGGAACTGAAGGCCCTGAAAATCGCCAAGTTCGGCCTGACCGGCAGCCTGCCCGACGTGATGTGGGACGGTGCCGTGGACAAGAAAAAAATGGTCGACGGCAAGCTGCCGGATGATCTGAAGCTGTGTATCGAAAACGAAGGAGTCGGCATCATCAATGTCGATGTCATGAACAACTACAAGAACATTACTACCGATGTCACTCAGCACCACTGCAGCCTGAAAAAACTGCCGCAGATCGTGCTCGACTTTGATAACAAACAGGAAGCACCTCAGGAAGAGCAACACGCAGTCAATGAGGTAACTGATGCGTAA
- a CDS encoding Yip1 family protein: MLNHLYGLMVQPRRQWQEIAGLSEKGLNRQIPYVIVLALLPALCWYFGTTEIGWNIGSGGQVRTLTSNSALSLVAVFYVTMILAVIAVGYFIHWMAKTYGAKTNPMKGMVIAGFTATPIFIAGAAGLYPVLWLDILLATVAVAYAVYLLYVGIPIVMNVSEERGFLFASAVVTVCLVMVVVVMVSTVLFWSFVAAPVFQH, from the coding sequence ATGCTGAATCATCTCTACGGCCTGATGGTACAACCCCGCAGGCAGTGGCAAGAAATTGCCGGTCTTTCTGAAAAAGGGCTCAACCGCCAGATCCCTTACGTCATCGTTCTCGCGCTACTGCCGGCGCTCTGTTGGTATTTCGGTACCACGGAAATCGGCTGGAATATTGGCAGTGGCGGGCAAGTGCGCACGCTGACCAGCAATAGTGCACTCTCTCTGGTGGCGGTGTTCTATGTCACCATGATTCTGGCAGTGATTGCCGTGGGTTACTTTATCCACTGGATGGCAAAAACCTACGGGGCCAAAACCAACCCGATGAAGGGGATGGTCATCGCGGGATTCACTGCAACACCGATTTTCATCGCCGGCGCCGCCGGTCTCTACCCGGTCCTGTGGCTGGATATCCTGCTGGCAACGGTGGCGGTCGCTTACGCCGTTTACCTGTTGTATGTGGGTATTCCCATCGTGATGAATGTATCCGAGGAGCGCGGTTTCCTGTTTGCCAGTGCGGTGGTAACGGTATGCCTGGTGATGGTGGTGGTGGTGATGGTATCCACGGTGCTGTTCTGGAGCTTTGTGGCGGCGCCGGTGTTCCAGCACTGA
- a CDS encoding branched-chain amino acid aminotransferase, translating to MSIKIQPEAIASLRGFEMPERLGFGTVMAPVMFRARYQDGRWSDGELIPYGPLALDPAAKVLHYAQSCFEGLKAYRCGSGVGLFRPERNAARMAHSAQRLCMPPVPETLFMDAVRVVVAHCAGLVPGNSGESLYIRPFLMGTQPDLSVTASRAYEFYVIASPSEAYHPGNMRLWVEREDSRAAVGGTGDAKVGGNYAASLLSISQLKARGYDQSLWLNPGNRRTVDELSGMNFFAVMDGALHTPALNGSILEGVTRESLLTLARDLGIEVHEREIDIDDLLKLVASGTCSEAFACGTAAIVSPISELGDSEQRYRLAQAPGPVATQLRQALLDIQEGRAEDRFGWMQMVQVARF from the coding sequence GTGAGCATAAAAATACAACCGGAAGCCATCGCCAGCCTGCGGGGATTCGAGATGCCGGAAAGGCTGGGCTTCGGAACCGTCATGGCCCCGGTCATGTTCCGCGCCCGCTACCAGGACGGCCGCTGGAGTGACGGTGAGCTGATACCCTATGGCCCATTGGCACTGGATCCCGCCGCCAAGGTCCTGCACTACGCGCAGTCCTGTTTTGAGGGCCTCAAGGCCTATCGTTGCGGCAGCGGTGTCGGGCTGTTCCGCCCTGAGCGCAATGCCGCGCGCATGGCGCACTCCGCACAGCGCCTGTGTATGCCACCGGTACCTGAAACGCTGTTTATGGATGCGGTGCGTGTCGTGGTGGCGCACTGCGCCGGCCTGGTACCCGGCAACAGCGGCGAATCCCTGTATATCCGCCCCTTCCTCATGGGTACCCAGCCGGATCTGTCGGTCACGGCCAGCCGTGCCTATGAGTTCTATGTCATTGCCAGTCCGTCTGAAGCCTACCACCCCGGCAATATGCGTCTGTGGGTGGAGCGTGAAGACAGCCGCGCCGCGGTCGGTGGCACCGGCGATGCCAAGGTGGGGGGCAATTACGCCGCGTCCCTACTGAGTATTTCCCAGCTCAAGGCGCGGGGGTACGACCAGTCACTGTGGCTCAACCCGGGCAACCGTCGCACCGTTGACGAACTCTCGGGGATGAATTTCTTCGCAGTGATGGACGGCGCGTTGCACACCCCGGCGCTCAATGGCTCGATTCTGGAAGGTGTCACCCGGGAGTCACTGCTGACACTGGCTCGGGACCTGGGGATTGAAGTACACGAACGTGAAATTGATATCGATGACCTGCTGAAACTGGTGGCATCCGGCACCTGCAGTGAAGCCTTTGCCTGTGGCACCGCGGCCATCGTGAGCCCCATCAGTGAGCTGGGAGATAGCGAACAGCGCTACCGCCTGGCGCAGGCGCCGGGACCGGTTGCGACACAGCTGCGCCAGGCGTTACTGGATATCCAGGAGGGGCGGGCGGAAGACCGATTCGGCTGGATGCAAATGGTGCAGGTGGCGAGGTTCTGA